The following is a genomic window from Methanoplanus sp. FWC-SCC4.
CGGATTTCTTGCAGCATAGGTTTTAGGACCTATTTCTCCGAAAATAAGCATCATAATGGTTACAAAACCTGTAGCTATTCCTACTCCGATATTTCCGTAGACATCAATAGCAATTGCAGTTGCAATTGAGGCGGCTGCAATATTTACAACATTGTTGCCAATTAAAATTGTTATTAAAAGGTGATCGGTATTCTCTTTTAATTTTTCCAGTGCCAGTGCTCCTCTTTTATTCTGTTCAAGAAGAGTTCTGACCTTTGCATGATTTATAGAAATCAAGGCAACTTCAGATCCGGAAAAAAAACCGGAAAGCAACAGGCAAATTACAAAAAGTATTATTCCTAAGCTTTCCTCAATCATTGTTTCCACGCCACATTTGCGGCAATTATATTTCCTCTATTCATATACGAATTATCATTTTCTAGTTTGATCTTTACAGGATATAAATTATTTTGTTGATTCAATTTTTATTTTCTTTTAAAAATGTCTGCACCATTTATAACTTCAATTAATCCATTTTTTTATGTATTCGATCTCTTTTTTTAGAAGATTTATCTTCTCTAAAGAACTGAGCTTTTTTTCAAAATTGAGGTCTTCAATTTCGATTGTCAGATGTTTTTTGTATCCATAATCAAACAGACAGGATATTATTTCACCAACATTATTATTATTTTTTGAAGGAAGATGCGCAATCCCGTTTGATGAAGCGCTTACATGTACGTTTTCAATCCTGTCAATCAGCAGATCAATATACCTTATGGCTTCTTCGTTTGACACGGATAGTGCATGGCCGATATCAAATGTAAAATAGAGCCATTCTTCTTTTTTCAAAAGCTTATATAAGGACTCGGGGTTGCATAGGAGTCCGTTAATTTTGGGCTGCATATTTTCGATTGCAACTTTTACTTTTTTACCTTCGGAGGCTGTTTCAAGCCGTCTTATATAACGATTGAGCCTTTTAAAATCCCTTTCGTCTGGAGGTCTTTTTGCAGTTCTTC
Proteins encoded in this region:
- a CDS encoding sugar phosphate isomerase/epimerase family protein, which gives rise to MARYSVSSMFFHEYNIEEIFGFVKSAGCTSIEFWLETPDFWLDELPADKLKKIIDKYGSLKPITVHAPVLDLNPCSVNPDVAEISIRTAEKSINISEYIDAEVLTVHPGRRTAKRPPDERDFKRLNRYIRRLETASEGKKVKVAIENMQPKINGLLCNPESLYKLLKKEEWLYFTFDIGHALSVSNEEAIRYIDLLIDRIENVHVSASSNGIAHLPSKNNNNVGEIISCLFDYGYKKHLTIEIEDLNFEKKLSSLEKINLLKKEIEYIKKWIN